The following coding sequences are from one Sardina pilchardus chromosome 16, fSarPil1.1, whole genome shotgun sequence window:
- the LOC134059609 gene encoding uncharacterized protein LOC134059609 has product MKSLLLAFQSGTGAGQSGSVATPTASLDSEEDVLSMAASAAQFHDYAPDVLQLDGSSHPSAVGSRSSAHGSGGTAGSIEDCSMGATIRMALARLQLDVPQAQPAPASAFFRRAPAPVHFTVPPSEEYLRELQACWRDSRALSHATSDGRTLAAMQDASKFGLDRMPVVEPTIAALIVSPDEALRQDARCPRPQCRVTDDLLSKAYDAAARMARMVFRWNRGSCLVPQLWKLLSERSKLEGLASSCLGFKEVCLLLAGLEVLQLPHSAALVHRLTPGATLGLSAHVHSLLNSRHRLFGHLSNSPLGDPMLPVVPLEPLEAGGPAAEAPGPDVGCFSQQQLSYWAASTRDPWVLSTLTNGYKLQFRRRPPTHGRVKMTIIRDPAKAQALTQELSALLDKGAIEPVDPLLQPGGFYSTYFLVPKKDGGLRPILDLRGLNRFLKVFRFHMLTTAEVLRTVARGEWFTSVDLKDAYFHVPIAPHHRQFLRFAFQGRHFQFRVLPFGLSLSPRVFTRCVTAALSHLQSRGMKILPYLDDWLICAPSQSQLALDTTCLLSHVARLGLRVNFTKSCLEPSQSTVFLGVTLNAVTMKACPSPRRVDDILCRLLLFQEGRQFHYVEFLRILGKLTAAAAVVPLGLLSLRPLQRWLLSFRLDPQRHRHRRLKVSHRCLLALAPWRQRSFLLQGMPMGSIASRRETVTTDASLSGWGAVWQNRTAQGLWSAQERSQHINVLELRAVHRALQAFLPLLGGRHVLVRSDNVSTVSHINHQGGTRSAQLLQASWDLLLWAAPRLASLRAMYLPGDRNQAADLLSRCKPPPGEWRLHPEVVLNIWGMFGRARVDLFASEESTHCPLWFSWTEESSLLGQDALAHDWPEVLLYAFPPIPLILPTLQRVLQQGHRLLLVAPFWPGRTWFPLLHKLCSGSPWRLPDRRDLLSQLQGQIWHPDPLCLQLWVWPLQGPTRC; this is encoded by the exons ATGAAGTCCCTCCTCCTGGCCTTCCAATCTGGGACTGGAGCGGGGCAATCAGGTTCTGTTGCTACTCCCACAGCCTCCTTGGATTCGGAGGAGGATGTGCTTTCTATGGCAGCGTCGGCTGCCCAGTTTCATGACTATGCACCAGACGTGCTCCAGTTGGATGGATCCTCCCATCCCTCTGCGGTCGGCTCCCGATCGTCGGCCCATGGATCTGGTGGTACTGCTGGTAGTATTGAGGACTGCTCAATGGGGGCCACCATTCGCATGGCCCTAGCCCGTCTGCAGTTGGACGTGCCACAGGCTCAGCCGGCTCCGGCCAGTGCTTTCTTCAGGCGTGCCCCAGCCCCCGTTCACTTTACTGTACCTCCATCAGAGGAATATCTGAGGGAGTTACAGGCATGCTGGAGGGATTCTAGAGCCCTCTCTCATGCTACATCTGATGGCCGAACCCTGGCAGCTATGCAGGATGCGTCCAAGTTTGGCTTGGACCGCATGCCCGTGGTTGAGCCGACTATTGCAGCTTTGATCGTCTCACCCGATGAGGCTCTGAGACAGGATGCAAGGTGTCCTCGTCCCCAGTGTCGGGTTACTGATGACTTGCTGTCGAAGGCCTATGATGCAGCGGCGCGCATGGCACGCATGG TGTTCCGGTGGAACCGGGGGAGCTGTTTGGTTCCGCAGCTCTGGAAGCTCTTGAGCGAACGGTCCAAGCTGGAAGGACTCGCCAGCAGCTGTCTGGGCTTCAAAGAAGTGTGCCTCCTCCTAGCAGGCCTAGAGGTCCTCCAGCTGCCCCACAGCGCAGCTCTCGTCCACAGGCTTACCCCAGGGGCTACCCTAGGTCTCAGCGCCCACGTCCACAGCCTGCTCAACAGCAGGCACAGGCTTTTCGGGCACCTGAGCAACAGCCCTCTGGGCGACCCCATGCTGCCCGTCGTACCCCTGGAGCCTTTAGAGGCCGGGGGGCCCGCCGCTGAGGCCCCGGGGCCGGACGTCGGCTGTTTTTCCCAGCAGCAGCTCAGCTACTGGGCTGCTTCCACCAGGGACCCGTGGGTGCTTTCCACCTTGACCAACGGGTACAAACTTCAGTTCCGACGCCGGCCCCCAACCCATGGCCGGGTCAAGATGACCATCATACGCGACCCGGCAAAAGCTCAAGCCCTTACCCAGGAGTTGTCCGCCCTCCTGGACAAGGGTGCCATCGAGCCAGTAGATCCCCTTTTGCAACCCGGGGGGTTCTACTCGACTTACTTTCTTGTACCAAAGAAAGATGGCGGACTCCGCCCTATCCTCGACCTGAGGGGCCTCAACCGGTTCCTGAAGGTCTTCAGGTTCCATATGCTAACCACTGCAGAGGTTCTTCGTACCGTTGCCAGAGGGGAATGGTTTACATCGGTGGACCTGAAGGACGCCTACTTTCACGTCCCCATAGCGCCACACCATCGGCAGTTTCTGCGGTTCGCTTTTCAAGGGCGTCATTTCCAGTTCCGGGTGCTCCCATTtggtctctccctttccccacGGGTGTTCACCAGGTGTGTAACGGCAGCCCTCTCGCACCTGCAGTCGCGGGGCATGAAGATCTTGCCGTATCTGGACGACTGGCTCATCTGTGCGCCGTCCCAGTCTCAGCTGGCCCTGGACACAACGTGTCTTCTCTCCCATGTGGCCCGCTTGGGCCTCAGGGTGAATTTCACAAAGAGTTGCCTGGAACCATCGCAGAGCACAGTTTTTCTTGGGGTGACTCTCAATGCGGTCACCATGAAGGCTTGCCCGTCGCCACGACGGGTGGACGACATCCTTTGTCGCCTCCTCCTGTTTCAGGAGGGCAGGCAGTTCCATTATGTGGAGTTCTTGCGCATCCTGGGAAAACTgacggctgctgctgcagtggttCCTTTAGGACTGCTGTCGCTGCGTCCCCTCCAGAGGTGGTTGCTCAGCTTTCGTCTGGATCCTCAGAGGCACCGGCACAGGAGACTCAAGGTGTCCCACCGTTGCCTTCTTGCTCTGGCCCCGTGGAGGCAGCGTTCATTTCTCCTCCAAGGCATGCCCATGGGTTCCATTGCATCCCGTCGGGAGACGGTCACAACAGATGCCTCCCTCTCAGGGTGGGGTGCTGTGTGGCAGAACCGGACAGCTCAGGGGCTGTGGTCTGCACAGGAACGCTCACAGCATATCAATGTTCTGGAGCTGCGGGCTGTGCACAGGGCATTGCAAGCGTTTCTTCCTCTCCTGGGAGGCCGACATGTGCTTGTGCGGTCCGACAATGTCTCGACCGTCTCTCACATAAACCACCAAGGTGGCACCAGGTCTGCCCAGCTACTACAAGCATCCTGGGACCTCCTGCTGTGGGCGGCTCCACGCCTGGCCAGCTTGAGGGCGATGTATTTGCCTGGGGACCGGAATCAGGCGGCAGACTTACTCTCCCGTTGCAAGCCTCCGCCGGGGGAGTGGCGGCTTCATCCAGAGGTAGTTCTCAATATCTGGGGCATGTTCGGCAGGGCAAGGGTGGACCTTTTTGCCTCGGAAGAGTCGACCCATTGCCCCCTCTGGTTCTCctggacagaggagagcagtCTTCTGGGCCAGGATGCTCTCGCCCACGATTGGCCGGAAGTTCTCCTCTACGCGTTTCCGCCGATCCCTCTGATTTTACCGACGCTACAGAGGGTCCTCCAGCAGGGTCACAGGCTGCTGTTGGTAGCCCCCTTTTGGCCAGGGAGAACGTGGTTTCCACTGCTGCACAAGCTCTGCAGCGGTTCACCATGGCGCCTCCCCGACAGGAGAGATCTCCTGTCTCAGTTACAGGGTCAGATCTGGCATCCCGACCCTCTCTGCCTGCAGCTGTGGGTCTGGCCACTGCAGGGCCCGACCCGCTGCTGA